A stretch of DNA from Chitinophagaceae bacterium:
AAACCCGGTACGAGCCGGATTGGTAGCAGAACCTGAACATTATTTATATAGCAGTACTTCTAATTATGCCGGTATGATTAGTTTGATTGATGTAGAATGCGTATTTTAATTCAGAATTACGTTTAGTTTCTTGTCCGGTAGCGGGGGCGCTACGGACAGGCTGTTGCTACGGATAGGAGGGTAAAGTTTCGTCCGGAGTTGCTGCAAGTGTTTTAGGATTAACCAGACCTGAATTTCTTGAATTACTTGCTAAATACAATGTTTCAGTTCTTAGTAGAAAAGATACTGTTGATTTAAATGAAGATATCGCAAATGCCTAAGATCATTGTTTCATTGTTAACTTTTGACTTATGTACTTTATGATTTGGTTTGCAGATTTTTAATCTTTTTACAAAAAAAATTCACAAA
This window harbors:
- a CDS encoding transposase, whose protein sequence is NPVRAGLVAEPEHYLYSSTSNYAGMISLIDVECVF